Proteins from one Catenuloplanes atrovinosus genomic window:
- a CDS encoding glycoside hydrolase family 2 protein, protein MGSYRALHDGWTLTGAGHSVDASVPGCVHTDLLAAGVIDDPYLDDNELRQEWIGRTDWVYETTFDWRPDPLVPRADLVCDGLDTIAVLTLNGTEIGRTANMHRGYRFDVADRLVPGENTLRVAFTSARNHAEAERDRLGDRPNAYPEPFNFIRKMACSFGWDWGPTLITAGIWRPIGLHTWAGGRLARVRPLVTLTEDGDGRIELHVDVERASADPLVLTAAVAGVRVEHTLQPGEGTAVLVLDVPAPARWWPHSLGDQPLHPVDVALTTTGGTSLDEWHRRVGFRDACLDTTDGAFTLVVNDVPVFARGVNWIPDDALVTRITRTRLAERLGQAVEANVDTIRVWGGGLYESDEFYELCNELGLLVLQDFPFACAAYPEEEPHASEVAAEARENVVRLAPHPSLVAWTGNNENIWGWHDWDWQPALGDRTWGAGYYFDLLPGIVAELDPTRPYWPGSPWSGDHDTHPNEPSRGTMHIWDVWNRVDYSHYRDHRPRFVAEFGFQAPPAYATLRRAISDDPLTPESPGLAHHQKAADGNVKLRRGLDDHLPAPRDFDDWHFLTQVNQARAITLGVEHFRSLRPYCMGSVVWQLNDCWPVTSWSAIDGDGRRKPLWYALRRAYADRLLTVQPREHGPAVVAVNDGRTPWTGEIEVTRRALDGTILAEAVFPLDLPAHAATTVPLPPDLATPGDPSAEIVVASAGDTRSLWFPAEDKEINFPVPRYDAEVTAFDGGYDVTVTARTLLRDLTLLADRLDPGAVADRALVTLLPGETTTFRVRTDATRDADALTARPVLRCVNDVRPGKAPAP, encoded by the coding sequence ATGGGTTCGTACCGCGCGCTGCACGACGGCTGGACGCTGACCGGGGCCGGGCACTCCGTGGACGCGAGCGTCCCCGGCTGTGTGCACACCGACCTGCTCGCCGCCGGCGTGATCGACGATCCGTACCTGGACGACAACGAGCTCCGCCAGGAGTGGATCGGCCGCACCGACTGGGTCTACGAGACCACGTTCGACTGGCGGCCCGATCCGCTGGTGCCCCGCGCCGACCTGGTCTGCGACGGCCTGGACACGATCGCGGTGCTGACGCTCAACGGCACCGAGATCGGCCGGACCGCGAACATGCACCGCGGCTACCGGTTCGACGTCGCCGACCGTCTCGTGCCGGGGGAGAACACGCTGCGCGTCGCGTTCACCTCCGCCAGGAACCACGCGGAGGCGGAGCGCGACCGGCTCGGCGACCGGCCGAACGCGTACCCGGAGCCGTTCAACTTCATCCGCAAGATGGCCTGCAGCTTCGGCTGGGACTGGGGGCCCACGCTGATCACGGCCGGCATCTGGCGGCCGATCGGCCTGCACACCTGGGCCGGCGGCCGGCTCGCCCGGGTCCGGCCGCTGGTCACGCTCACCGAGGACGGCGACGGCCGGATCGAGTTGCACGTGGACGTGGAGCGGGCGAGCGCGGACCCGCTGGTCCTGACCGCCGCCGTGGCCGGCGTCCGGGTCGAGCACACCCTGCAACCCGGCGAGGGTACGGCCGTGCTGGTCCTCGACGTGCCCGCGCCCGCGCGGTGGTGGCCGCACAGCCTCGGTGACCAGCCGCTGCACCCGGTGGACGTGGCGCTCACCACCACCGGCGGCACCTCGCTGGACGAGTGGCACCGCCGGGTCGGCTTCCGCGACGCGTGCCTGGACACCACGGACGGCGCGTTCACGCTGGTCGTCAACGACGTGCCGGTCTTCGCCCGGGGGGTGAACTGGATCCCGGACGACGCGCTGGTCACCCGGATCACCCGCACCCGGCTGGCGGAGCGGCTGGGCCAGGCCGTCGAGGCGAACGTCGACACGATCCGGGTCTGGGGCGGCGGCCTCTACGAGTCGGACGAGTTCTACGAACTCTGCAACGAGCTCGGCCTGCTGGTGCTCCAGGACTTCCCGTTCGCCTGCGCGGCGTACCCGGAGGAGGAGCCGCACGCGAGCGAGGTGGCCGCCGAGGCCCGGGAGAACGTGGTCCGGCTCGCCCCGCACCCCAGCCTGGTGGCCTGGACCGGCAACAACGAGAACATCTGGGGCTGGCACGACTGGGACTGGCAGCCCGCGCTCGGCGACCGCACCTGGGGCGCCGGCTACTACTTCGACCTGCTCCCGGGCATCGTCGCGGAGCTGGACCCGACCCGGCCGTACTGGCCGGGCAGCCCCTGGTCCGGCGACCACGACACGCACCCGAACGAGCCGTCCCGCGGCACCATGCACATCTGGGACGTGTGGAACCGCGTCGACTACTCGCACTACCGCGACCACCGGCCGAGGTTCGTGGCCGAGTTCGGGTTCCAGGCGCCGCCCGCGTACGCCACGCTGCGCCGCGCGATCAGTGACGACCCGCTGACGCCGGAGTCGCCCGGGCTCGCGCACCACCAGAAGGCGGCCGACGGGAACGTCAAGCTCCGGCGCGGCCTCGACGACCACCTCCCGGCGCCCCGCGACTTCGACGACTGGCACTTCCTCACCCAGGTCAACCAGGCGCGGGCGATCACGCTGGGCGTCGAGCACTTCCGCTCGCTGCGTCCGTACTGCATGGGATCGGTGGTCTGGCAGCTCAACGACTGCTGGCCGGTCACCTCGTGGTCCGCGATCGACGGCGACGGGCGCCGCAAACCGCTCTGGTACGCGCTGCGCCGCGCCTACGCGGACCGGCTGCTCACGGTGCAGCCGCGCGAGCACGGACCGGCCGTGGTCGCGGTCAACGACGGCCGCACGCCGTGGACCGGCGAGATCGAGGTGACCCGCCGCGCCCTGGACGGCACGATCCTGGCCGAGGCGGTCTTCCCGCTGGACCTGCCCGCGCACGCCGCGACCACCGTCCCGCTCCCGCCGGACCTCGCCACCCCCGGCGACCCGTCCGCGGAAATCGTCGTGGCGTCGGCCGGCGACACCCGGTCCCTCTGGTTCCCCGCCGAGGACAAAGAGATCAACTTCCCGGTCCCGCGGTACGACGCCGAGGTCACCGCGTTCGACGGCGGCTACGACGTGACGGTCACCGCGCGTACCCTGCTGCGGGACCTGACGCTGCTCGCCGACCGCCTCGATCCCGGCGCCGTGGCGGACCGGGCGCTGGTTACGCTCCTACCCGGTGAGACCACCACGTTCCGGGTACGGACCGACGCCACGCGCGACGCCGACGCGCTGACCGCGAGGCCGGTGCTGCGCTGCGTGAACGACGTCCGGCCCGGAAAGGCACCCGCACCATGA
- the ilvD gene encoding dihydroxy-acid dehydratase yields MPQLRSRTSTHGRTMAGARALWRATGMTDDDFGKPIVAIANSFTQFVPGHVHLKDLGGLVADAVAEAGGVGREFNTIAVDDGIAMGHAGMLYSLPSRELIADAVEYMVNAHCADALVCISNCDKITPGMLLAALRLNIPTVFVSGGPMEAGKTVAVEGVVHSKLDLIDAMVASVNDAVTDEQLDTIERSACPTCGSCSGMFTANSMNCLTEAIGLALPGNGSTLATHAARKDLFVEAGRLIVDIAKRYYDGEDTSLLPRAIASREAFENAVALDVAMGGSTNTILHLLAAAREAELDFGVADIDEVSRRVPCLAKVAPNSQKYHMEDVHRAGGIPAILGELNRAGLLHTSVHSVHSPSLQSWLDDWDVRGGSPRPEAVELFHAAPGGVRTTQPFSTENRWSTLDTDAAEGCIRDLNHAYTADGGLAILFGNIAPDGCVVKTAGVPEEVWKFSGPARVFESQDDAVTGILGKQVVAGDVVVIRYEGPRGGPGMQEMLYPTSFLKGRGLGRACALITDGRFSGGTSGLSIGHVSPEAASGGLIALVEDGDEIVIDIPGRSIRLNVADDVLEARRIAQEKRDRPYTPVNRDRPVSAALRAYASMATSASDGAYRRVP; encoded by the coding sequence ATGCCCCAGCTGCGGTCAAGGACCTCTACGCACGGCCGAACCATGGCCGGCGCCCGCGCTCTCTGGCGGGCCACCGGAATGACCGACGACGACTTCGGCAAGCCGATCGTCGCCATCGCGAACAGCTTCACGCAGTTCGTACCGGGTCACGTCCACCTCAAGGACCTCGGCGGCCTCGTCGCCGACGCGGTGGCCGAGGCCGGCGGCGTGGGGCGCGAGTTCAACACCATCGCGGTCGACGACGGCATCGCCATGGGCCACGCCGGCATGCTCTACTCGCTGCCCAGCCGCGAGCTGATCGCCGACGCGGTCGAGTACATGGTCAACGCGCACTGCGCGGACGCGCTCGTCTGCATCTCGAACTGCGACAAGATCACGCCAGGCATGCTGCTGGCCGCGCTGCGCCTCAACATCCCGACCGTGTTCGTCTCCGGCGGCCCGATGGAGGCCGGCAAGACCGTCGCGGTCGAGGGCGTCGTCCACTCCAAGCTCGACCTGATCGACGCCATGGTGGCGTCCGTCAACGACGCCGTCACCGACGAGCAGCTGGACACGATCGAGCGCTCCGCGTGCCCGACCTGCGGCTCCTGCTCCGGCATGTTCACGGCGAACTCGATGAACTGCCTGACCGAGGCGATCGGCCTGGCGCTGCCCGGCAACGGCTCCACGCTCGCCACGCACGCCGCCCGCAAGGACCTGTTCGTCGAGGCCGGCCGCCTGATCGTGGACATCGCCAAGCGCTACTACGACGGCGAGGACACGTCGCTGCTGCCCCGCGCCATCGCCAGCCGCGAGGCCTTCGAGAACGCGGTCGCGCTGGACGTCGCCATGGGCGGCTCCACCAACACGATCCTGCACCTGCTGGCCGCCGCGCGCGAGGCCGAGCTCGACTTCGGCGTCGCCGACATCGACGAGGTCTCCCGCCGCGTCCCCTGCCTGGCCAAGGTCGCGCCGAACAGCCAGAAATACCACATGGAGGACGTCCACCGGGCCGGCGGCATCCCCGCCATCCTGGGCGAACTCAACCGCGCCGGCCTGCTGCACACCTCCGTGCACTCGGTGCACTCCCCCTCCCTGCAGTCCTGGCTCGACGACTGGGACGTGCGCGGCGGCTCCCCCCGCCCGGAGGCGGTCGAGCTGTTCCACGCGGCGCCCGGCGGGGTCCGTACCACCCAGCCGTTCTCCACCGAGAACCGCTGGTCGACGCTGGACACGGACGCGGCCGAGGGCTGCATCCGGGACCTCAACCACGCGTACACGGCCGATGGCGGCCTGGCCATCCTGTTCGGCAACATCGCCCCCGACGGCTGCGTGGTCAAGACCGCCGGCGTGCCGGAGGAGGTGTGGAAGTTCTCCGGACCGGCCCGCGTCTTCGAGTCCCAGGACGACGCGGTGACCGGCATCCTCGGCAAGCAGGTCGTGGCCGGCGACGTCGTGGTGATCCGCTACGAGGGCCCGCGCGGCGGCCCGGGGATGCAGGAGATGCTGTACCCGACGTCGTTCCTGAAGGGGCGCGGCCTCGGACGGGCGTGCGCACTCATCACGGACGGCCGTTTCTCCGGTGGTACGTCGGGCCTGTCCATCGGGCACGTGTCGCCGGAGGCGGCATCGGGCGGTTTGATCGCCCTGGTCGAGGACGGGGACGAGATCGTCATCGACATCCCGGGCCGGTCAATCCGGCTCAATGTTGCCGATGACGTCCTGGAGGCGAGGCGGATCGCCCAGGAGAAGCGGGATCGGCCGTACACGCCGGTGAACCGCGACCGCCCGGTGTCGGCGGCGCTGCGCGCGTACGCGTCGATGGCGACGTCCGCCTCGGACGGGGCCTACCGACGGGTTCCCTGA
- a CDS encoding ROK family protein — MTTSVPGPVLAIDVGGTKLAAAVVDPDGTLRDRAVVPTPASDDPDKVGGALVTLAHQVAAAGPAPALRGIGVGSAGPLDPYAGTVSPVNIGAWRGYRILDALRDVLPGRPAYLGGDGQCMALGEYRWGGYTSAAFLGIVVSTGVGGGLVLDGRVYQGPTGNAGHIGHIPVSLDGPDCPCGGRGCVEVLGSGTSIVRWALANGWQPTQPTPDARLLAADARAGHPVALEAFQRSGRAVGAGIVATAGLFDLDDVVIGGGVANVGDLLFEPVDAAISALAGLAYIKRVRVHRSTLGGDAGLLGAAALVMSHL, encoded by the coding sequence ATGACCACATCCGTCCCGGGACCGGTACTCGCGATCGACGTCGGCGGCACCAAGCTCGCCGCCGCCGTGGTCGACCCCGACGGCACGCTCCGCGACCGGGCGGTGGTGCCCACCCCGGCGTCGGACGATCCGGACAAGGTCGGCGGCGCGCTGGTCACGCTCGCGCACCAGGTCGCCGCCGCCGGCCCGGCCCCCGCGCTGCGCGGCATCGGCGTCGGCTCGGCCGGCCCGCTCGACCCGTACGCGGGCACGGTCAGCCCGGTCAACATCGGCGCCTGGCGCGGCTACCGGATCCTGGACGCGCTGCGCGACGTGCTCCCTGGCCGTCCCGCCTACCTGGGCGGCGACGGCCAGTGCATGGCGCTCGGCGAGTACCGCTGGGGCGGCTACACCTCGGCCGCGTTCCTCGGCATCGTGGTCTCCACCGGCGTCGGCGGCGGCCTGGTCCTGGACGGCCGCGTCTACCAGGGCCCGACCGGCAACGCCGGGCACATCGGCCACATCCCGGTCTCGCTGGACGGCCCCGACTGCCCGTGCGGCGGCCGCGGCTGCGTCGAGGTGCTCGGCAGCGGCACCTCGATCGTCCGGTGGGCGCTGGCCAACGGCTGGCAGCCCACGCAGCCCACCCCGGACGCGCGCCTGCTGGCCGCGGACGCGCGCGCCGGCCACCCGGTCGCGCTCGAGGCGTTCCAGCGGTCCGGCCGCGCGGTCGGCGCCGGCATCGTGGCCACGGCCGGCCTGTTCGACCTGGACGACGTGGTGATCGGCGGCGGCGTGGCGAACGTCGGCGACCTGCTCTTCGAGCCGGTCGACGCCGCGATCTCCGCGCTGGCCGGGCTCGCCTACATCAAGCGGGTACGCGTCCACCGCAGCACGCTCGGCGGCGACGCCGGGCTGCTCGGCGCCGCGGCGCTGGTCATGTCACACCTGTAG
- a CDS encoding siderophore-interacting protein codes for MTQTADPVTTVRPWRFFIAEVCRVERLSPSFLRVTLTGDDLDRFASTGYDQRFKLLPPLPGTGFDTLPTGEDWYGEWRALPEARRNPIRTYTIRAVRPALREVDVDMVLHGDHGPASRWALNARPGSPIALLGPNADHPGPHGGFDFRPPAHADFLLLGGDETAAPAIAAILEQLPPDTRGEAFIEVPLTGDHFPVTTPAGVTLTWLPRDGAAHGTHLIPAVEAATARILGDSPAPPADLEDVDVDHEMLWEVPVDATGAPLTDASRLYAWLAGEAGVIKTLRRHLVAGCAVDRRAVAFMGYWRLGRAEGS; via the coding sequence GTGACCCAGACCGCCGACCCCGTGACGACGGTCCGCCCCTGGCGCTTCTTCATCGCCGAGGTGTGCCGCGTCGAACGGCTCAGCCCCAGCTTCCTGCGCGTCACGCTCACCGGCGACGACCTCGACCGCTTCGCCTCCACCGGCTACGACCAGCGATTCAAGCTCCTCCCGCCGCTCCCCGGGACCGGCTTCGACACGCTACCCACCGGCGAGGACTGGTACGGCGAGTGGCGCGCCCTCCCCGAAGCCCGGCGCAACCCGATCCGCACCTACACCATCCGCGCCGTCCGCCCCGCCCTCCGCGAAGTCGACGTCGACATGGTCCTGCACGGCGACCACGGCCCCGCCTCCCGCTGGGCCCTCAACGCCCGCCCGGGCTCCCCGATCGCCCTCCTCGGCCCCAACGCCGACCACCCCGGCCCGCACGGCGGCTTCGACTTCCGCCCCCCGGCCCACGCCGACTTCCTCCTCCTCGGCGGCGACGAGACAGCCGCCCCCGCCATCGCCGCCATCCTGGAACAACTCCCGCCCGACACCCGCGGCGAAGCCTTCATCGAGGTCCCCCTCACCGGCGACCACTTCCCGGTCACCACCCCCGCCGGCGTGACCCTCACCTGGCTCCCCCGCGACGGCGCCGCCCACGGCACCCACCTCATCCCCGCCGTCGAGGCCGCCACCGCCCGCATCCTCGGCGACTCCCCGGCACCCCCGGCGGACCTGGAAGACGTGGACGTCGACCACGAGATGCTCTGGGAAGTCCCGGTCGACGCGACCGGCGCCCCCTTGACCGACGCCAGCCGTCTGTACGCATGGCTGGCCGGGGAAGCGGGCGTCATCAAGACGCTCCGCCGCCACCTCGTCGCGGGATGCGCGGTGGACCGGCGGGCGGTCGCCTTCATGGGCTACTGGCGCCTCGGCCGCGCCGAGGGCAGCTAA